The Triticum dicoccoides isolate Atlit2015 ecotype Zavitan chromosome 6A, WEW_v2.0, whole genome shotgun sequence genome has a window encoding:
- the LOC119318719 gene encoding uncharacterized protein LOC119318719, with protein sequence MEPSDLNTHLPPRKRLLAGLRTAAAASPCDAAEPDPAPVPPLLLPDGLAARLRAMPPASTQQEIIQAAQRAADAAAAAAAAAWAAAVDKAAVAARARAAARAAMEFLDSLCIAGASRNGIQLLKPKSKKKHVQVKLLYRPPSSNGRAIEGAEEAVGGDVTPRPHRRRRESDEEVARKLHRVMNSSPRISFTGPKRPRGIADGKDGFHSDGGGVDACNGSSTHTPTEVSFVNGGGSVGKSGERTIHSSKLRAPDADGEEYPWNTAKSSRHIADNGDGVGNLSAGRKVKIKRKQLFLNHHSNGEQREEDKETEQSRDPPIGYCNELKSNGAEKRSSFADAMAVPGGDDPAPTKITSVWKFKKFKPASSSHCSSDSKMLCSSSSAAETSASVKAD encoded by the coding sequence ATGGAGCCGTCGGATCTGAACACGCACCTGCCGCCGCGGAAGCGGCTGCTGGCGGGGCTCCGGACGGCGGCCGCGGCCTCCCCCTGCGACGCCGCCGAGCCCGACCCCGCGCCCGTGCCGCCCCTGCTCCTCCCCGACGGCCTCGCGGCCCGCCTCCGCGCCATGCCGCCGGCCAGCACGCAGCAGGAGATCATCCAGGCCGCCCAGCGCGCGGccgacgctgccgccgccgccgcggccgccgcctgggcggctgccGTCGACAAGGCGGCCGTGGCCGCCAGGGCTAGGGCTGCGGCCAGGGCTGCCATGGAGTTCCTCGACTCCCTCTGCATCGCTGGCGCGTCCAGAAATGGGATCCAGCTGCTCAAACCGAAATCCAAGAAGAAACATGTGCAGGTCAAGCTCCTGTACAGGCCGCCGTCATCCAATGGCCGGGCGATCGAGGGCGCAGAAGAGGCTGTTGGTGGTGATGTCACTCCCAGGCCACATCGTCGACGCAGGGAGAGCGACGAGGAGGTCGCTCGCAAGCTGCACCGCGTGATGAATAGCTCGCCCCGGATTTCCTTCACCGGACCCAAGAGACCCCGTGGCATTGCCGATGGGAAAGATGGGTTCCATAGTGATGGGGGTGGGGTTGATGCTTGCAATGGTTCCTCGACGCACACGCCAACTGAGGTTAGTTTCGTTAATGGAGGAGGCTCAGTAGGGAAATCCGGTGAGAGAACTATCCACTCTTCCAAGCTTAGGGCTCCGGACGCCGACGGTGAAGAGTATCCTTGGAACACTGCAAAGAGTAGCAGGCACATTGCTGACAATGGAGATGGAGTCGGAAACCTAAGCGCTGGTCGGaaagtgaagatcaagaggaagcaGCTGTTTCTGAACCACCATTCTAACGGTGAACAGAGAGAAGAGGATAAAGAAACAGAGCAATCCAGAGATCCTCCCATAGGATACTGCAATGAGCTCAAGTCCAATGGCGCAGAAAAGCGATCTAGTTTTGCAGACGCAATGGCAGTACCTGGGGGCGATGATCCTGCGCCGACCAAGATCACGTCCGTGTGGAAGTTCAAGAAGTTCAAACCGGCGTCGTCGTCGCACTGCTCCTCCGACAGCAAGATGTTGTGTTCCTCGAGTTCGGCGGCTGAAACCTCTGCTTCGGTGAAGGCTGATTGA
- the LOC119318718 gene encoding zinc finger CCCH domain-containing protein 19-like: MDSAAAQAQPTHAPADEEEARRRRGTDCVYYLASPLTCNKGSECEYRHSDGARVNPRDCWYWFNGNCANAKCSFRHPPLDDLLGASATPRAPQQPALQVPVPAQAVPPNGTAKPVVPCYYYQKGMCAKGNLCTFSHGPQFAGNHALQPHLQLKNSNSWTKPTNSPQQSTIPAVHGELKVGAQNGRPAQKQNPTSRAYHSPGIYQNQNKPYVLSGAAKSYQPQRSVEAESAENVMETGEFVREPSAGSSVVAGSVEDDAERSFKEGHTSSYRRASGEQNSGVRRQAHGGYELERSSHRSSSDRLVSERRLTQRESMPVTAESSDLRHRLLKQRRLNDSRQSTQVPDRRDRRYPEDERDSHHRRRGEERAAHDGLSRSRLQGRIKLPGETSLDRLGPHPHLEKERGHRDRLSPPKQTDLRAKLHDRLKARSNEEVPGNLKSSVVKASSGEDAGVVNFSGPKSLAELRAKKAAYRSGENTVKNAGRVARPARMTSEIVAKRDSPDLVPFDGPKPLSVILKRKREAASADSGSMQEEQVAGQEEQSLNNSRILDNDRVEANTEDIEEEEEFHPEDDVMYDDDGLSPADDNTAEAAADVGKEELEEGQQEDLETAAEEEYDYQAADDANAEGENDYQEYEDDDDLEDDDDFARKVGVLIS; the protein is encoded by the exons ATGGATTCCGCCGCCGCCCAGGCCCAGCCGACGCACGCGCcggccgacgaggaggaggcgcgccgccgCCGGGGCACCGACTGCGTCTACTACCTCGCCTCCCCGTTGACCTGCAACAAG GGGAGCGAGTGCGAGTATCGTCACAGCGACGGTGCCAGGGTGAATCCCAGGGACTGCTGGTATTGGTTCAACGGCAACTGCGCGAATGCTAAATGTTCGTTTAGGCATCCG CCGCTGGATGACTTGCTCGGAGCATCGGCGACTCCGCGGGCACCTCAACAACCTGCGCTGCAGGTTCCCGTGCCAGCTCAAGCTGTTCCACCCAATGGCACAGCCAAGCCAGTTGTCCCGTGTTACTATTACCAGAAAGGCATGTGCGCGAAAGGAAACCTGTGCACATTCTCGCATGGGCCGCAGTTTGCTGGAAACCATGCTTTGCAGCCTCATCTCCAGCTGAAGAACTCCAACTCGTGGACGAAGCCAACCAATTCACCCCAACAGAGTACCATTCCCGCCGTACATGGCGAGCTTAAAGTCGGTGCTCAGAACGGCAGACCAGCTCAGAAGCAAAATCCGACAAGCAGGGCTTATCACTCGCCAGGAATTTACCAGAATCAGAATAAACCTTATGTGCTTTCTGGTGCGGCAAAGAGTTACCAGCCTCAGCGTTCGGTTGAAGCTGAGTCTGCTGAGAATGTTATGGAGACGGGTGAGTTTGTCAGGGAACCTTCTGCTGGTTCCAGTGTGGTTGCCGGGAGTGTCGAGGACGATGCcgaacggtcgttcaaggaagggcACACTAGTAGTTACCGGCGTGCTAGCGGGGAGCAGAACAGTGGGGTGCGTAGGCAAGCACATGGTGGCTATGAACTAGAAAGGTCATCACACAGAAGCTCATCCGACAGGTTGGTGTCAGAGAGAAGGCTTACGCAGAGAGAGTCGATGCCTGTAACTGCAGAAAGTTCAGACTTGCGCCACAGGCtactgaagcaaagaaggctgaatGATTCGAGACAGTCGACACAGGTCCCTGATAGGCGGGATAGAAGGTATCCTGAGGATGAGCGCGACAGCCATCATCGCCGTCGAGGAGAAGAGCGTGCTGCCCACGACGGCCTCTCACGCTCTCGGTTGCAAGGTCGGATAAAACTTCCAGGGGAGACATCACTTGACAGACTTGGCCCACACCCACACCTAGAGAAAGAGAGAGGGCATAGAGACAGGTTGTCTCCACCAAAGCAAACAGACCTTCGAGCAAAGCTTCATGATAGGCTAAAGGCTAGATCGAATGAGGAGGTCCCTGGTAACCTGAAGAGTTCAGTGGTAAAAGCAAGTAGTGGTGAGGATGCTGGGGTGGTGAACTTTTCTGGTCCAAAGAGCCTTGCAGAGTTGAGAGCAAAGAAGGCTGCTTACAGATCAGGAGAAAACACTGTCAAGAATGCTGGCCGTGTTGCGCGACCAGCCCGTATGACGTCCGAGATAGTTGCCAAGAGGGACTCACCAGACCTTGTTCCCTTTGACGGCCCGAAGCCATTGAGTGTCATCTTGAAGAGAAAAAGAGAGGCAGCTTCTGCCGATTCTGGCAGCATGCAGGAAGAACAGGTTGCAGGTCAGGAGGAACAGTCCCTGAACAATTCCAGAATCCTCGACAACGATAGAGTCGAGGCAAACACCGAGgacattgaagaagaagaagagttccACCCAGAAGATGATGTGATGTACGACGACGATGGCCTTTCTCCTGCTGATGACAATACTGCAGAAGCTGCAGCCGATGTAGGCAAAGAAGAGCTAGAGGAGGGGCAGCAGGAAGACCTGGAGACAGCAGCAGAAGAAGAATATGACTATCAGGCGGCCGACGATGCAAATGCTGAAGGCGAAAATGACTACCAGGAGTATGAAGACGACGATGATCTGGAGGACGACGATGATTTCGCGCGCAAGGTTGGCGTGCTGATCTCCTAG